A single region of the Raphanus sativus cultivar WK10039 chromosome 1, ASM80110v3, whole genome shotgun sequence genome encodes:
- the LOC108826033 gene encoding pentatricopeptide repeat-containing protein At1g09900 encodes MLNSRLTRLLRRPLIRFSPSPISNASISTSPSSGFSHREDDHLPEEFTQLGSGKSPPFNVSDTESGEIRNPSFDEIDELTEEEDDNEESLDDDDDDDLSVLESFGNIPQSRRDVNSRFDAAEEEEDESRHPLVRETNRLIGLRSSWNPKHEGEMRNLLRSLKPSQVCAVLRSQDDERVALKFFYWADRQWRYRHHPVVYYSLLEVLSRTKLCQGARRVLVLMKRRGVRRTPKAFSLVMVSYSRAGRVREALKVLTLMQRAGVEPDLLVCNTAVDVFVRGDRLEKALRFVERMQVIGIAPDVVSYNCLIRGYCDLRRVEEAVEMLEGMPCVPDKVSYYTVMGFFCKEKRIVEVRELMEKMGKEHGLVVDQVTYNNLIHMLTKHGHADEALLFLKEAEGKGFRIDKVCYSAIVHGLCKEGRMSEAKDLINEMLSKGHCPPDVVTYTTVVDGFCRLGEVDKAEKLLQVMHTHGYKPNTVSYTALLNGMCRAGKSSEAREMMNMSEEQWWSPNAITYSVLMHGFRREGKLNEACDVVREMVLKGFFPGPVEINLLLQSLCRDGRTHEARKFMEECLNKGCAINVVNFTTVIHGFCQNDEVDAALSLLDDMYLINKHADVFTYTTLVDALGKKGRIDEATELMKKMLHKGIDPTPVTYRTVIHRYCLLGKVDDLVAILEKMLQRQKCRTVYNQVIEKLCGLGKLEEADKFLGKVLRTASTSDAKTCYVLMEGYLKKGVPLSAYKVACRMFNRDLIPDVKMCEKLSKRLVLEGKVEEADQLMLRLVERGRISPLPSSKQSMVS; translated from the coding sequence ATGTTGAATTCAAGGCTTACTCGCCTTCTTCGTCGACCCTTAATCCGATTCTCACCTTCTCCAATCTCTAACGCATCTATCTCCACTTCTCCTTCCTCGGGATTCTCTCATCGCGAAGATGACCACCTTCCAGAAGAATTCACGCAATTGGGTTCCGGAAAGTCACCTCCTTTCAACGTCAGTGACACCGAATCCGGAGAAATTCGAAACCCTAGCTTCGACGAGATAGATGAAttaacagaagaagaagacgacaatGAAGAAAGTctcgacgacgacgacgatgaTGATTTATCCGTTCTGGAATCTTTCGGGAATATCCCCCAATCGAGACGAGACGTCAACAGTAGATTCGACGCCgccgaggaagaagaagacgaatcTCGCCATCCTTTGGTCAGAGAGACAAACCGACTGATCGGTCTCAGATCATCCTGGAACCCCAAGCACGAAGGCGAGATGAGGAATCTCCTGAGGAGCCTCAAACCTTCCCAAGTCTGCGCAGTTCTACGCTCGCAAGACGACGAGCGCGTCGCTCTCAAGTTCTTCTACTGGGCGGATCGTCAGTGGCGGTACCGCCACCACCCCGTCGTGTATTACTCCCTGCTCGAGGTTCTCAGCAGGACCAAGCTATGTCAGGGCGCGAGGAGAGTTCTTGTCCTGATGAAACGCAGAGGTGTGCGTCGAACACCTAAAGCGTTTTCGCTTGTGATGGTGTCGTATAGCAGAGCGGGTCGGGTGAGAGAGGCATTGAAGGTGTTGACTCTTATGCAGAGAGCTGGTGTTGAGCCTGACTTGTTGGTTTGCAACACTGCTGTTGATGTTTTTGTTAGGGGGGATAGGTTGGAGAAGGCTTTACGGTTTGTGGAACGTATGCAGGTTATTGGGATAGCGCCGGATGTGGTGAGTTATAACTGTTTGATCAGAGGGTATTGTGACTTGCGTCGAGTCGAGGAAGCTGTTGAGATGCTTGAGGGAATGCCTTGTGTGCCGGATAAAGTTAGTTACTATACCGTAATGGGTTTTTTTTGCAAAGAGAAGCGGATTGTTGAAGTGAGAGAGTTGATGGAGAAGATGGGGAAAGAGCATGGTTTGGTGGTGGATCAAGTCACTTACAATAATCTTATTCACATGCTCACAAAGCATGGTCATGCGGATGAGGCTCTTTTGTTTCTAAAAGAGGCTGAGGGAAAAGGGTTTCGGATTGATAAAGTGTGTTATAGTGCTATAGTTCATGGATTGTGCAAAGAAGGAAGGATGTCTGAGGCAAAAGATCTCATTAATGAAATGCTGTCAAAGGGACACTGCCCTCCTGATGTAGTAACTTATACCACAGTTGTTGATGGCTTCTGTCGTTTGGGTGAGGTGGACAAAGCCGAGAAGCTGCTTCAGGTTATGCACACACATGGATACAAACCAAATACTGTGTCGTACACGGCTCTGTTAAATGGGATGTGCAGAGCGGGGAAATCGTCTGAGGCGAGAGAAATGATGAACATGAGTGAAGAGCAGTGGTGGAGTCCGAATGCTATTACGTATAGTGTACTTATGCATGGGTTTCGTAGGGAAGGGAAATTGAATGAGGCATGTGATGTTGTTAGAGAGATGGTGCTAAAAGGTTTTTTCCCAGGCCCAGTTGAGATTAACTTACTGCTCCAGAGTCTTTGCCGGGATGGGAGAACACACGAGGCCAGAAAATTCATGGAGGAGTGTCTGAACAAAGGGTGTGCTATTAATGTCGTGAATTTCACTACGGTGATTCATGGTTTTTGTCAGAACGATGAGGTAGACGCTGCTCTCTCACTGCTTGATGACATGTACCTGATCAACAAACACGCAGATGTCTTCACGTATACCACTTTAGTCGATGCATTGGGGAAAAAAGGTAGAATAGATGAAGCAACGGAACTTATGAAGAAGATGCTTCATAAAGGCATAGATCCTACCCCTGTCACATACAGGACTGTCATCCATCGATACTGCCTTTTGGGAAAGGTTGATGATCTCGTGGCTATACTGGAGAAGATGCTGCAGCGGCAGAAATGCAGGACAGTCTATAATCAAGTCATTGAGAAGCTTTGTGGTTTGGGAAAGCTCGAGGAGGCAGACAAATTTTTGGGTAAAGTTCTGAGGACAGCTTCGACATCTGATGCTAAGACATGTTATGTACTTATGGAAGGGTATCTTAAGAAAGGTGTACCTCTATCAGCATATAAAGTGGCTTGTCGGATGTTTAACCGTGATCTGATACCTGATGTTAAGATGTGTGAGAAGCTTAGCAAGAGACTTGTTCTGGAAGGAAAAGTTGAGGAGGCAGATCAGCTAATGTTACGTTTGGTTGAGCGTGGTCGTATTTCACCCCTGCCCTCCTCAAAACAGTCTATGGTATCATAA